The Chroicocephalus ridibundus chromosome 2, bChrRid1.1, whole genome shotgun sequence genome includes a region encoding these proteins:
- the PLAG1 gene encoding zinc finger protein PLAG1 isoform X1, translating into MATVIPGDLSEVRDTQKVPSGKRKRGETKPRKNFPCQLCDKAFNSVEKLKVHSYSHTGERPYKCTQQDCTKAFVSKYKLLRHMATHSPEKTHKCNYCEKMFHRKDHLKNHLHTHNPNKEAFKCEECGKNYNTKLGFKRHLALHAATSGDLTCKVCLQTFESTGVLLEHLKTHAGKSSGGVKEKKHQCEHCDRRFYTRKDVRRHMVVHTGRKDFLCQYCAQRFGRKDHLTRHMKKSHNQELLKVKTEPMDLLDPFTCNVSVPIKDELLPVMSLPSSELTSKPFTNTLQLNLYNTQIQSMQSSASAHQMVATSLPLGMPCPIDMESVHPSHQLSLKYPLGTTSYAISMPEKEQPLKGEIESYLMELQSGMPSSSQDSQASSSKLGLDPQVGTLDDGSGEVSLSKGSVPISEPLNTPSLDFSQLFNFIPVNGPPYNPSVSVGNLGMSYTQEEAHSSMTQLPPHTQDPQDPSNSIGLGSLHSLSAAFTSSLSTTTTLPRFHQAFQ; encoded by the exons ATGGCCACTGTCATTCCTGGTGATTTGTCAGAAGTAAGAGATACCCAGAAAGTCCCTTCAGGGAAACGTAAGCGTGGTGaaaccaaaccaagaaaaaactTTCCTTGCCAACTGTGTGACAAGGCCTTTAACAGTGTTGAGAAATTAAAGGTTCACTCATACTCTCACACAGGAGAGAGGCCCTACAAGTGCACACAACAAGACTGCACCAAGGCCTTTGTTTCTAAGTACAAATTACTAAG GCATATGGCTACTCATTCTCCTGAGAAAACCCACAAGTGTAATTATTGTGAGAAAATGTTTCACCGAAAAGATCACCTAAAGAATCACCTACATACACACAATCCCAACAAAGAGGCCTTTAAGTGTGAAGAATGTGGAAAGAACTACAATACCAAGCTTGGGTTCAAACGTCACCTGGCTTTGCATGCTGCAACAAGCGGTGACCTCACCTGTAAGGTATGTTTGCAGACTTTTGAAAGCACAGGAGTGCTGCTGGAGCACCTAAAAACTCATGCAGGCAAGTCATCGGGTGgagtgaaggagaaaaaacaccagTGTGAACACTGTGATCGTCGGTTCTACACCCGAAAGGATGTCCGTAGACACATGGTAGTGCACACTGGAAGAAAGGACTTCCTCTGTCAGTACTGTGCACAGAGATTTGGGCGGAAGGATCACCTCACGCGCCACATGAAGAAAAGTCACAACCAAGAACTTTTGAAGGTCAAAACAGAGCCAATGGACCTTCTAGATCCCTTTACCTGCAATGTTTCTGTGCCTATTAAGGATGAGCTGCTTCCAGTGATGTCTTTACCTTCCAGTGAACTGACATCAAAGCCATTTACAAACACTTTGCAATTAAATCTCTACAACACTCAGATTCAGTCCATGCAGAGTTCTGCATCTGCACACCAAATGGTTGCCACATCGTTGCCATTGGGAATGCCTTGTCCAATAGATATGGAGTCTGTCCACCCTTCTCACCAGCTATCGTTGAAATATCCGCTCGGTACTACCTCATACGCAATTTCTATGCCTGAGAAAGAACAGCCATTGAAAGGGGAAATCGAAAGTTACTTAATGGAGTTGCAAAGTGGTATGCCTTCTTCATCCCAGGATTCTCAAGCATCTTCATCAAAACTAGGGCTGGATCCACAAGTAGGGACACTAGATGATGGGTCTGGGGAGGTTTCCCTTTCCAAGGGCTCCGTTCCTATTAGCGAACCTCTAAACACCCCGTCGTTGGACTTTTCTCAGCTGTTCAACTTCATACCTGTAAACGGCCCTCCTTACAATCCTTCTGTTTCAGTGGGAAACCTCGGAATGAGTTATACGCAAGAGGAGGCACATTCTTCTATGACTCAACTTCCACCGCACACCCAGGATCCACAAGATCCTAGCAATAGTATAGGTCTTGGGTCTCTGCACTCGTTGTCTGCAGCTTTCACAAGCAGTCTAAGCACAACCACCACCCTACCGCGATTTCATCAAGCTTTCCAATAG
- the PLAG1 gene encoding zinc finger protein PLAG1 isoform X2: MATHSPEKTHKCNYCEKMFHRKDHLKNHLHTHNPNKEAFKCEECGKNYNTKLGFKRHLALHAATSGDLTCKVCLQTFESTGVLLEHLKTHAGKSSGGVKEKKHQCEHCDRRFYTRKDVRRHMVVHTGRKDFLCQYCAQRFGRKDHLTRHMKKSHNQELLKVKTEPMDLLDPFTCNVSVPIKDELLPVMSLPSSELTSKPFTNTLQLNLYNTQIQSMQSSASAHQMVATSLPLGMPCPIDMESVHPSHQLSLKYPLGTTSYAISMPEKEQPLKGEIESYLMELQSGMPSSSQDSQASSSKLGLDPQVGTLDDGSGEVSLSKGSVPISEPLNTPSLDFSQLFNFIPVNGPPYNPSVSVGNLGMSYTQEEAHSSMTQLPPHTQDPQDPSNSIGLGSLHSLSAAFTSSLSTTTTLPRFHQAFQ; this comes from the coding sequence ATGGCTACTCATTCTCCTGAGAAAACCCACAAGTGTAATTATTGTGAGAAAATGTTTCACCGAAAAGATCACCTAAAGAATCACCTACATACACACAATCCCAACAAAGAGGCCTTTAAGTGTGAAGAATGTGGAAAGAACTACAATACCAAGCTTGGGTTCAAACGTCACCTGGCTTTGCATGCTGCAACAAGCGGTGACCTCACCTGTAAGGTATGTTTGCAGACTTTTGAAAGCACAGGAGTGCTGCTGGAGCACCTAAAAACTCATGCAGGCAAGTCATCGGGTGgagtgaaggagaaaaaacaccagTGTGAACACTGTGATCGTCGGTTCTACACCCGAAAGGATGTCCGTAGACACATGGTAGTGCACACTGGAAGAAAGGACTTCCTCTGTCAGTACTGTGCACAGAGATTTGGGCGGAAGGATCACCTCACGCGCCACATGAAGAAAAGTCACAACCAAGAACTTTTGAAGGTCAAAACAGAGCCAATGGACCTTCTAGATCCCTTTACCTGCAATGTTTCTGTGCCTATTAAGGATGAGCTGCTTCCAGTGATGTCTTTACCTTCCAGTGAACTGACATCAAAGCCATTTACAAACACTTTGCAATTAAATCTCTACAACACTCAGATTCAGTCCATGCAGAGTTCTGCATCTGCACACCAAATGGTTGCCACATCGTTGCCATTGGGAATGCCTTGTCCAATAGATATGGAGTCTGTCCACCCTTCTCACCAGCTATCGTTGAAATATCCGCTCGGTACTACCTCATACGCAATTTCTATGCCTGAGAAAGAACAGCCATTGAAAGGGGAAATCGAAAGTTACTTAATGGAGTTGCAAAGTGGTATGCCTTCTTCATCCCAGGATTCTCAAGCATCTTCATCAAAACTAGGGCTGGATCCACAAGTAGGGACACTAGATGATGGGTCTGGGGAGGTTTCCCTTTCCAAGGGCTCCGTTCCTATTAGCGAACCTCTAAACACCCCGTCGTTGGACTTTTCTCAGCTGTTCAACTTCATACCTGTAAACGGCCCTCCTTACAATCCTTCTGTTTCAGTGGGAAACCTCGGAATGAGTTATACGCAAGAGGAGGCACATTCTTCTATGACTCAACTTCCACCGCACACCCAGGATCCACAAGATCCTAGCAATAGTATAGGTCTTGGGTCTCTGCACTCGTTGTCTGCAGCTTTCACAAGCAGTCTAAGCACAACCACCACCCTACCGCGATTTCATCAAGCTTTCCAATAG